A single window of Selenomonas sputigena DNA harbors:
- a CDS encoding cob(I)yrinic acid a,c-diamide adenosyltransferase, with product MGVYTKTGDKGQTSLYTGERVDKDALRVETYGSVDEAGSALAMARAFATKEAVREKVLVLLKKLPLLMADIASLGEKPMITREDSEMMEKDIDAIDAKLPKLAHFLIPGDTQAGAMLDLARTSVRRAERRFCALAKEADLHEEDRVFLNRLSDYCFMLMRLEEAED from the coding sequence ATGGGCGTTTATACGAAGACAGGTGACAAGGGGCAGACGAGCCTATATACGGGCGAGCGCGTCGATAAGGATGCGCTGCGCGTCGAGACGTACGGTTCGGTTGATGAGGCGGGATCGGCGCTCGCCATGGCGCGCGCTTTTGCGACAAAGGAAGCGGTGCGGGAGAAGGTTCTCGTGCTGCTCAAGAAGCTGCCGCTTCTCATGGCCGATATCGCGAGTCTTGGTGAAAAGCCGATGATCACGCGCGAGGATTCGGAGATGATGGAGAAGGACATCGATGCCATCGATGCGAAGCTGCCGAAGCTCGCTCACTTTCTCATCCCCGGCGATACGCAGGCGGGCGCGATGCTCGATCTTGCACGCACGTCCGTGCGCCGTGCTGAGAGACGCTTCTGCGCCTTGGCGAAAGAGGCCGATCTCCATGAGGAAGACCGCGTCTTTCTCAACCGCCTCTCCGATTACTGCTTCATGCTGATGCGCTTGGAAGAAGCGGAAGATTGA
- the ndk gene encoding nucleoside-diphosphate kinase has translation MQEKTLVLIKPDAFEKQHTGDIIAIYEKAGLKILAMKLMQMTPRVAQKHYAEHIGRPYYAELEEFMTSAPLVAMVLAGDDAIARVREINGKTNPAEAAEGTVRKLYAESVGKNAVHASDSPESAAREIAIFFSAIEVLD, from the coding sequence ATGCAGGAAAAGACTTTGGTACTCATCAAGCCGGATGCTTTCGAGAAGCAGCACACGGGCGACATCATCGCCATCTATGAAAAGGCGGGACTCAAGATTCTCGCGATGAAGCTCATGCAGATGACGCCGCGCGTGGCGCAGAAACACTACGCCGAGCATATCGGACGTCCCTACTATGCGGAGCTGGAAGAATTCATGACGTCTGCACCGCTCGTTGCCATGGTGCTCGCAGGTGATGATGCCATCGCACGCGTGCGCGAAATCAATGGCAAGACGAATCCGGCGGAGGCCGCCGAAGGAACGGTTCGCAAGCTCTACGCCGAAAGCGTTGGCAAGAACGCCGTCCACGCTTCCGACAGCCCTGAGAGCGCGGCGCGCGAGATCGCCATTTTCTTCAGCGCGATCGAAGTCCTCGACTGA
- a CDS encoding HD domain-containing protein: MREEEFVKAVEGAGGTVYLVGGWVRDHLRGATPRDKDFVITGLEREAFAELFPAASLIGHAFPVYLVEIDGVRSEVSFARRERKSGHGYRGFAVDFGAEVTIEDDLFRRDTRINSMAYRLPAMELIDPYGGRSDLAHCVIRATSHHFSEDPVRALRAARQAAELGFVIDDGTRTLMADCAAELGEEPTERIVHELSRALAAPQPSLFFEALAHASLLESVFPEIFALKGKTQPPEYHPEGDAYCHTMQIVDVVARKTQTIEARFAALVHDIGKGKTPEEMLPHHYGHEQRGLLVLDAWNKHMTLPKSWLMAAYFVIKEHMRAPLLKKTGKIADLLLAVEKSGLSFADFRRIICADHGTLPYYLVHGEELLRKMLQVRGTEAPPELRGADVGKWLREERVRRLAQLLPI; the protein is encoded by the coding sequence ATGCGTGAGGAGGAGTTCGTCAAGGCCGTGGAAGGGGCGGGAGGTACGGTCTACCTCGTCGGCGGCTGGGTGCGCGATCATCTTAGAGGCGCAACGCCGCGGGATAAGGACTTCGTCATCACGGGGCTGGAAAGGGAGGCTTTCGCAGAGCTTTTCCCTGCAGCTTCTCTCATAGGTCACGCCTTTCCTGTCTATCTCGTAGAAATCGACGGCGTACGCTCGGAAGTTTCCTTCGCGCGTCGCGAGAGGAAATCGGGGCATGGCTATCGCGGCTTTGCCGTAGATTTTGGGGCGGAAGTCACGATCGAAGACGATCTCTTTCGCCGCGATACGCGCATCAACAGCATGGCTTATCGCCTGCCCGCGATGGAACTTATTGATCCCTACGGTGGACGGAGTGACCTTGCGCATTGCGTGATTCGCGCGACGTCGCATCATTTTTCCGAAGACCCCGTGCGGGCTCTTCGTGCAGCGCGTCAAGCGGCGGAACTGGGATTTGTCATCGACGATGGCACGCGGACACTGATGGCGGATTGTGCTGCAGAGCTTGGGGAAGAACCGACAGAGCGCATCGTGCACGAGCTTTCGCGTGCGCTTGCCGCGCCGCAGCCCTCGCTTTTTTTTGAAGCTCTTGCGCACGCGAGCCTCTTGGAATCGGTGTTCCCGGAAATCTTTGCCCTGAAGGGAAAGACGCAGCCGCCGGAATATCATCCCGAAGGCGACGCCTACTGCCATACGATGCAGATCGTCGATGTCGTAGCGCGAAAGACGCAGACGATCGAAGCGCGCTTTGCCGCTCTCGTGCACGACATCGGCAAAGGGAAGACTCCCGAGGAAATGCTGCCGCATCATTACGGGCACGAGCAGCGCGGACTCCTTGTACTCGATGCGTGGAACAAGCACATGACCTTGCCAAAATCGTGGCTTATGGCGGCGTACTTCGTCATCAAGGAGCACATGCGTGCACCGCTTTTGAAAAAGACGGGAAAGATTGCCGATCTTTTGCTTGCGGTCGAAAAATCGGGGCTTTCCTTCGCCGATTTTCGTCGTATCATCTGCGCCGACCATGGCACTTTACCGTACTATCTGGTGCATGGGGAAGAGCTGTTGCGGAAAATGCTTCAAGTGCGTGGTACGGAGGCGCCGCCCGAACTTCGCGGCGCGGACGTGGGGAAATGGCTGCGTGAAGAAAGGGTGCGACGCTTGGCGCAGTTGCTTCCAATATGA
- a CDS encoding gamma carbonic anhydrase family protein: MAVILPYKGKVPKIDPTALIAPNATIVGDVTIMEGANIWFNVVIRGDLQPVVIGRYTNVQDNATIHVMGDAPTIVGDYVTIGHNTLIHCSKIGNNCLIGMGSTLLGYTEIGGNTIIGAATLLTQHKKIPHDSLVYGNPSRIIRALREDEVEAVHASAMNYCKLARVYREEREAREHQGK, translated from the coding sequence ATGGCAGTCATCCTGCCTTACAAAGGCAAAGTGCCGAAGATCGACCCGACGGCGCTCATTGCACCGAACGCTACGATCGTCGGCGATGTGACGATCATGGAAGGGGCGAACATCTGGTTCAATGTGGTCATCCGCGGCGATCTGCAGCCCGTCGTCATCGGCAGGTACACGAACGTTCAGGACAATGCGACGATCCATGTCATGGGCGATGCGCCGACGATTGTCGGCGATTATGTGACGATCGGCCATAACACGCTGATTCACTGCAGCAAGATTGGCAACAACTGTCTGATCGGCATGGGATCCACCTTGCTCGGCTACACGGAGATCGGTGGAAATACGATCATCGGAGCAGCGACGCTTCTGACGCAGCACAAGAAGATTCCGCACGATTCCCTGGTCTATGGCAATCCATCGCGCATCATCCGTGCGCTGCGCGAGGACGAGGTCGAGGCGGTTCATGCCTCGGCGATGAATTACTGCAAGCTGGCCCGAGTCTATCGGGAGGAGCGCGAAGCGCGGGAACATCAAGGGAAGTAA